In Drosophila santomea strain STO CAGO 1482 chromosome 3L, Prin_Dsan_1.1, whole genome shotgun sequence, a single window of DNA contains:
- the LOC120447817 gene encoding leucine-rich repeat extensin-like protein 3, protein MALLAAISLICVLSCLGAPALGSFHHEPSAVAVPVGVPVPVPVPVPSPYPVPSPVAVPAPVAVPVSDTVTVPAAFSAHQGLTYGAVDHYGPPPPAIFKYAASYAAPQPVIKYSLGAPVTTTTTTYTGFAAAPPPSVHYAAAAPPPPQFIARFAPPPIGYQFAAAAPSYGRYKLHFGSPPHHSPAVVYGAPPPPAFGTQGW, encoded by the exons ATGGCTTTGTTGGCGGCG ATATCTTTGATATGTGTTTTGAGTTGTCTCGGTGCTCCAGCCCTTGGAAGTTTCCATCATGAACCATCGGCGGTGGCCGTTCCCGTGGGAGTTCCGGTTCCAGTGCCTGTTCCGGTGCCTTCTCCATATCCGGTGCCTTCTCCAGTCGCGGTACCTGCTCCAGTAGCTGTACCCGTTTCCGATACTGTGACGGTGCCGGCAGCCTTTAGTGCGCATCAAGGACTTACCTACGGAGCTGTAGATCATTATGGTCCACCACCTCCGGCGATCTTTAAATATGCAGCTTCCTATGCGGCACCACAGCCAGTTATTAAGTACTCCCTGGGAGCTCCAGTgaccactaccaccaccacctacACCGGATTTGCAGCAGCGCCACCACCGTCGGTTCAttacgcagcagcagcaccaccgccaccacagTTTATAGCCCGATTTGCACCTCCACCCATTGGATACCAGTTTGCAGCTGCTGCCCCCTCCTACGGCAGGTACAAACTCCACTTTGGGTCACCACCTCATCATTCTCCGGCCGTCGTCTATGGAGCTCCCCCTCCTCCGGCGTTTGGCACTCAGGGCTGGTAG
- the LOC120447861 gene encoding cuticle protein 65, whose product MFKLIALVSALCAVANAGVISPYSHGYGLGYGAALAPAYAAPAVISHAPIIKSYAAPIVAHPVATSYANTYKVATKAIPVVHAAPLVHAAPLVHAVPALHSTSTYHGSYGGYGSYGLGYSGYGHGAYLH is encoded by the exons ATGTTCAAACTG ATTGCCCTCGTATCTGCCCTGTGCGCCGTGGCCAATGCCGGAGTGATCTCGCCCTACAGCCATGGATACGGACTGGGATACGGAGCTGCCTTGGCTCCAGCTTATGCCGCCCCGGCCGTGATCTCGCACGCCCCGATCATCAAGAGCTACGCTGCCCCCATTGTGGCCCACCCGGTGGCCACCTCCTATGCCAACACCTACAAGGTGGCCACCAAGGCCATCCCAGTGGTCCATGCCGCTCCCCTGGTGCACGCCGCTCCTCTGGTCCATGCCGTGCCTGCACTGCACTCCACCTCCACCTACCACGGATCCTATGGCGGTTACGGTAGCTACGGTCTGGGATACTCCGGCTACGGACACGGAGCCTACCTGCACTAA